One region of Juglans microcarpa x Juglans regia isolate MS1-56 chromosome 7S, Jm3101_v1.0, whole genome shotgun sequence genomic DNA includes:
- the LOC121240802 gene encoding putative UPF0481 protein At3g02645, whose amino-acid sequence MASSSSLDQNEHEHAQHPSASGTDINEVLQDPFVTDIINIFSSNNEFEIPPVCVFSVPKFLSNSKPEAYYPKVIGLGPLYHSKSPLEMHKVGVARNIHNEFRHIKFQELIQGLVKLGPYIRACYQMYLTDGDEKIACAMAIDGLFLFALLCHHNRDKVALTSSDTLLRLLAHTDMSRFQWDIEILAVDTTMLQNQIPIFLLKHILLMECSESLIVEKNLPQLLLGYCEALSPFNVLENYPDSMALKRTHMLDLLYHLITLTEQQLEILIEEERTGRNIVAAYFSELGPTEVLDFLSGLPLPKELKISIELVKGLVGLPWSLLLYLCFIGNKPGVGEENLMPTASKLSDVGVKFSPDHINRIRFKRETASILLPVIKVNVYSVLIIRNLMEYEVMYKPDVSLYSVFRK is encoded by the coding sequence ATGGCCTCAAGTTCAAGCCTTGATCAGAATGAGCATGAGCATGCGCAACATCCATCTGCCAGTGGCACCGATATTAACGAAGTACTGCAAGATCCATTTGTCACTGACATCATTAACATATTCAGCAGCAATAACGAGTTTGAAATTCCTCCAGTTTGTGTCTTCTCTGTGCCCAAGTTTTTAAGCAACTCCAAGCCAGAAGCTTACTACCCTAAGGTTATAGGCTTAGGACCCCTCTATCATTCCAAGTCACCACTGGAGATGCACAAGGTTGGGGTAGCGAGGAACATTCATAATGAATTCAGACACATTAAGTTCCAAGAACTCATTCAGGGACTCGTGAAGCTTGGGCCATACATCCGCGCTTGTTACCAGATGTACTTGACTGATGGGGACGAGAAGATAGCATGCGCAATGGCGATAGacggtttgtttttgtttgcgtTGCTTTGTCACCATAACAGAGATAAAGTTGCTCTAACCTCTTCGGATACTTTGCTTCGCTTATTAGCCCATACAGATATGAGCAGATTCCAATGGGATATTGAGATCCTAGCTGTGGATACGACGATGCTTCAAAACCAAATTCCGATTTTTCTACTGAAACATATCTTACTCATGGAATGCTCGGAGTCACTAATCGTTGAGAAAAATCTTCCTCAACTATTGTTGGGTTATTGTGAAGCACTCTCTCCATTCAATGTGCTGGAGAACTACCCGGATTCCATGGCTTTAAAGCGCACGCATATGTTGGATCTTCTGTACCACTTGATCACGCTCACTGAGCAACAACTGGAAATATTAATTGAGGAAGAAAGAACAGGTCGAAATATAGTTGCAGCATATTTTTCAGAACTGGGGCCAACCGAAGTCTTGGATTTTCTCTCGGGTCTACCTCTGccaaaagaactaaaaatatCAATTGAGTTGGTAAAAGGTTTAGTTGGTCTACCGTGGTCTTTGTTACTTTATCTATGCTTTATTGGAAACAAACCTGGGGTTGGAGAGGAAAATTTGATGCCTACAGCATCAAAGCTGTCTGATGTTGGAGTGAAATTCTCCCCGGATCACATCAATCGCATTCGGTTTAAGCGTGAAACAGCCTCGATTTTGCTCCCGGTCATTAAAGTGAATGTATACTCGGTGTTAATTATTAGAAACTTAATGGAATACGAAGTCATGTACAAGCCTGATGTCTCCCTGTATTCGGTTTTTAGAAAGTAG